One window of Mediterraneibacter gnavus ATCC 29149 genomic DNA carries:
- a CDS encoding NAD(P)-dependent malic enzyme has protein sequence MTNSEKALQMHEQWNGKLETAAKAHVNSREDLAIAYTPGVAEPCKVIAKDPEAAYKYTIKSNTVAVVSDGSAVLGLGNIGALAAMPVMEGKAVLFKEFGGVNAVPICLDTQDTEEIIKTVVNIAPAFGGINLEDISAPRCFEIEERLKELLDIPVFHDDQHGTAIVVLAGIINALKVTGKKKEDCRVVVNGAGSAGVAITKLLLTYGFEHITMCDINGIISSASPNLNWMQKKMTEVTNLENKTGSLADAMCGADIFVGVSAPGIVTKEMVASMNSDAILFAMANPVPEIMPDLAKEAGARVVGTGRSDFPNQVNNVVAFPGIFKGALEGRATQITEEMKLATANAIASLVSDEELNENNILPEAFDSRVADVVSKAVKELI, from the coding sequence ATGACAAACAGCGAAAAAGCATTACAGATGCACGAACAGTGGAACGGAAAACTGGAAACTGCAGCCAAAGCACATGTCAATTCCAGAGAAGATCTGGCAATTGCTTACACACCGGGTGTAGCCGAGCCTTGTAAGGTGATCGCAAAAGATCCGGAAGCTGCTTACAAATATACAATCAAATCCAACACCGTAGCCGTAGTTTCTGACGGAAGTGCGGTTCTGGGACTTGGCAATATCGGAGCCCTGGCAGCCATGCCTGTTATGGAAGGAAAAGCAGTTCTTTTCAAAGAATTCGGCGGTGTCAATGCCGTTCCGATCTGCCTTGACACGCAGGATACAGAAGAGATTATCAAAACCGTTGTCAACATTGCACCTGCATTTGGCGGAATCAATCTGGAAGATATTTCTGCACCGCGTTGTTTTGAGATCGAAGAGCGCTTAAAAGAGCTTCTGGACATCCCTGTCTTTCATGATGACCAGCACGGAACTGCCATTGTTGTCCTTGCCGGTATCATCAATGCTCTCAAAGTTACCGGAAAGAAGAAAGAAGACTGCCGCGTTGTCGTAAACGGTGCAGGTTCTGCCGGAGTTGCCATCACAAAACTGCTTCTGACCTACGGATTTGAACATATTACAATGTGTGATATCAACGGAATCATCAGCAGCGCATCACCGAACCTGAACTGGATGCAGAAAAAGATGACAGAAGTGACAAACCTGGAAAACAAAACCGGTTCTCTGGCAGATGCCATGTGTGGAGCTGACATTTTCGTCGGTGTCTCTGCTCCTGGTATCGTCACAAAAGAGATGGTCGCATCCATGAATTCCGACGCCATACTCTTTGCCATGGCAAATCCGGTGCCGGAGATCATGCCGGATCTTGCAAAAGAAGCGGGTGCACGCGTTGTTGGAACCGGACGCTCTGATTTTCCAAATCAGGTCAATAACGTTGTCGCTTTCCCGGGAATTTTCAAAGGAGCGCTGGAAGGGCGCGCCACACAGATCACGGAAGAGATGAAACTTGCTACAGCCAATGCCATTGCAAGTCTTGTTTCTGATGAAGAACTCAATGAAAACAATATTCTTCCGGAAGCATTTGATTCCCGTGTTGCCGACGTAGTCAGCAAAGCGGTAAAGGAACTGATCTGA
- the rho gene encoding transcription termination factor Rho, producing the protein MTREKYESLPLATLRELAKARKMKGISTLKKGDLIEAMLAQDDKEKQEEANAQAKEEVKEKKEGTDIEQLDSGRTANGILEVLPDGYGFIRCENYLPGENDVYVSPSQIRRFNLKTGDIITGNTRIKTQSEKFSALLYVSTINGLRPAEAVKRHNFEDLTPIFPNQRISLETPGATTAMRIVDLLSPIGKGQRGMIVSPPKAGKTTLLKEVALSVQKREPDMHLLILLIDERPEEVTDIREAIAGPNVEVIYSTFDELPEHHKRVSEMVIERAKRLVEHGKDVMILLDSITRLARAYNLTVPPSGRTLSGGLDPAALHMPKRFFGAARNMREGGSLTILATALVETGSKMDDVVYEEFKGTGNMELVLDRKLQEKRVFPAIDIPKSGTRREDLLLNKEEQDAVYIIRKAMNGMKADEAVDNLLNMFSRTRTNAELVQTVIRQKFI; encoded by the coding sequence ATGACAAGAGAAAAATATGAATCGTTACCGCTCGCTACATTGCGGGAATTGGCAAAGGCAAGAAAGATGAAAGGAATTTCCACTTTAAAAAAAGGAGATCTGATCGAAGCAATGCTGGCGCAGGATGACAAAGAGAAACAGGAAGAGGCCAACGCACAGGCAAAAGAAGAAGTGAAAGAGAAAAAAGAGGGAACGGATATCGAACAGCTTGACAGCGGGCGTACTGCAAACGGAATTTTAGAGGTGCTTCCGGACGGGTATGGATTTATCCGGTGTGAAAACTATCTTCCGGGTGAAAATGATGTATATGTGTCACCATCCCAGATCCGGCGCTTCAATCTGAAGACGGGAGATATCATCACAGGAAATACGAGGATTAAAACACAGTCTGAAAAATTCAGTGCACTTTTGTACGTGTCGACCATCAATGGGCTGCGTCCGGCAGAAGCAGTAAAGCGCCATAATTTTGAGGATCTGACTCCGATCTTCCCGAATCAGAGGATTTCGCTGGAAACACCGGGAGCAACGACTGCAATGCGGATCGTAGATCTGCTCTCTCCGATTGGAAAAGGACAGAGAGGAATGATCGTATCACCTCCGAAAGCCGGTAAGACAACCCTTCTCAAAGAAGTGGCACTCTCTGTTCAGAAAAGAGAGCCGGACATGCATCTTCTGATCCTTCTGATCGATGAACGTCCGGAGGAGGTAACCGATATCAGGGAAGCAATCGCGGGACCAAATGTGGAAGTAATCTACTCTACATTTGACGAGCTGCCGGAACATCATAAGAGAGTATCCGAGATGGTGATCGAGCGTGCGAAGCGTCTGGTAGAGCATGGAAAAGATGTTATGATCCTGTTAGACAGTATCACCCGTCTGGCAAGAGCGTACAACCTGACTGTGCCGCCGTCAGGAAGAACCTTGTCCGGCGGTCTTGATCCGGCTGCACTGCATATGCCGAAGCGGTTTTTCGGTGCGGCAAGAAATATGCGTGAGGGCGGAAGCCTTACGATCCTGGCAACAGCACTTGTGGAAACGGGAAGCAAGATGGACGATGTTGTTTATGAAGAATTTAAGGGAACCGGTAACATGGAGCTGGTGCTGGATCGAAAACTTCAGGAGAAGAGAGTGTTCCCGGCGATCGATATTCCGAAATCCGGAACCAGAAGAGAAGATCTGCTGCTTAATAAAGAAGAGCAGGATGCAGTTTATATCATCCGAAAGGCAATGAATGGCATGAAAGCAGATGAAGCAGTGGACAATCTGCTGAATATGTTCTCGCGGACAAGAACGAATGCCGAGCTGGTGCAGACAGTAATTCGTCAAAAATTTATCTAA
- a CDS encoding formate/nitrite transporter family protein, with the protein MFREEIDMAGNAAKKKIQFLRQQTGAYFISAMLAGMFVGFGVLLAFTAGGMLKEGGVPGVKFIMGGCFGVALSLVLMAGAELFTGSNFVMAVGMFQKKVTFQDSVTVWVTCWLGNLAGSVLVAGMYSLTGLCTGSVQAIMADTTAMKMSVEPLPLFMRAILCNILVCLAVWCGIKMKTETGKLIMTFWCLITFFTAGFEHSVANMSLMMIGLLNPAQYDISIGGYAYNLAVVTIGNMVGGILFLAVPYFLIGKEKAAKN; encoded by the coding sequence ATGTTTCGTGAAGAAATTGACATGGCAGGAAATGCAGCCAAAAAGAAAATCCAGTTCCTGCGGCAGCAGACAGGGGCATACTTCATCTCAGCGATGCTGGCGGGAATGTTTGTTGGATTTGGCGTTCTTCTGGCATTTACAGCAGGTGGAATGTTAAAAGAAGGCGGCGTGCCGGGTGTGAAGTTTATTATGGGAGGCTGCTTTGGCGTTGCCCTCAGTCTGGTTTTGATGGCAGGAGCAGAGCTCTTTACAGGAAGTAATTTTGTGATGGCTGTTGGGATGTTTCAGAAGAAAGTGACATTTCAGGATTCTGTGACAGTGTGGGTGACCTGCTGGCTCGGGAATCTGGCAGGCTCTGTTCTGGTAGCAGGAATGTACTCTCTGACAGGACTCTGTACAGGAAGCGTACAGGCGATCATGGCAGATACTACAGCGATGAAGATGTCTGTAGAACCGCTGCCGCTGTTTATGCGGGCAATACTCTGTAATATCTTAGTATGTCTGGCAGTATGGTGCGGAATTAAAATGAAAACAGAAACAGGAAAGCTGATTATGACGTTCTGGTGTCTGATCACATTTTTTACAGCAGGATTTGAACATAGTGTGGCAAATATGTCTCTGATGATGATCGGTCTTTTGAATCCGGCACAGTACGATATCAGCATCGGCGGATATGCCTATAATCTGGCTGTTGTAACCATTGGAAATATGGTGGGCGGTATTTTGTTCCTGGCAGTTCCGTATTTCCTGATTGGAAAAGAAAAAGCAGCAAAAAATTAA
- the rpmE gene encoding 50S ribosomal protein L31 — protein MREGIHPEYHQATVTCNCGNTFVTGSTNESIHVEICSKCHPFYTGQQKAAQARGRVDKFNKKYGIK, from the coding sequence ATGAGAGAAGGAATCCATCCAGAGTACCATCAGGCAACAGTAACTTGTAACTGTGGAAACACATTTGTAACAGGATCTACAAACGAGAGCATCCACGTAGAAATCTGCTCCAAATGCCATCCATTCTATACAGGTCAGCAGAAAGCTGCTCAGGCTCGCGGACGTGTTGACAAGTTCAACAAGAAATATGGTATTAAATAG
- a CDS encoding DUF1385 domain-containing protein: MKSSNIGGQAVLEGIMMKNKTRYAVAVRKPDQQIEVCVKEYKGIIPWQGVYKVPFIRGIFNFIDSLVLGMKTLTYSASFFEEEEGEVLTEQEAQKQEKQEKIMMGFTVAFSIVAAVGIFMVLPYFLSDLLKNYISSRGVLTALEGVIRMVVFLLYIGLISRMKDIQRTFMYHGAEHKCINCIEHGMPLTVENVRKSSRQHKRCGTSFLFFVMIVSIIFCFFITAESQVLKVGIRIALMPVIAGVSYEIIRLAGSSENPVVNVLSKPGMWVQMMTTKEPDDSMIEVAIRAVEEVFDWKAYLEENFSKTEESFGENKCTQEECAL, translated from the coding sequence ATGAAGTCATCAAATATAGGCGGGCAGGCAGTGCTGGAAGGCATTATGATGAAAAATAAGACACGGTATGCAGTGGCTGTCAGAAAACCGGATCAGCAGATCGAGGTTTGCGTCAAAGAATACAAAGGCATCATCCCCTGGCAGGGTGTATATAAAGTGCCGTTTATCCGGGGAATTTTTAATTTTATCGATTCGCTCGTGCTGGGAATGAAAACTCTGACCTATTCGGCCAGCTTTTTCGAGGAAGAAGAGGGGGAAGTTCTTACTGAACAAGAGGCGCAAAAGCAGGAAAAACAAGAAAAGATCATGATGGGCTTTACGGTGGCATTTTCTATCGTGGCAGCGGTCGGGATTTTTATGGTCCTCCCGTATTTCCTGAGTGATCTTTTGAAGAATTATATTTCGTCCAGAGGGGTACTTACTGCGCTGGAAGGTGTGATCCGAATGGTAGTCTTTCTTTTGTATATTGGTTTGATCTCCAGAATGAAGGATATTCAGAGGACATTTATGTATCATGGGGCAGAGCACAAGTGTATCAACTGTATTGAACACGGAATGCCGCTTACGGTTGAAAATGTAAGAAAAAGCTCCAGACAGCACAAGCGCTGCGGGACAAGTTTTCTCTTTTTTGTTATGATCGTCAGTATTATTTTCTGTTTTTTTATCACAGCAGAATCGCAGGTCTTAAAAGTAGGAATCCGGATTGCGCTGATGCCGGTGATCGCGGGAGTTTCTTATGAGATCATCCGTCTGGCGGGAAGCAGTGAAAATCCTGTGGTCAATGTTTTGAGCAAACCGGGAATGTGGGTGCAGATGATGACGACAAAAGAACCGGATGACAGTATGATCGAAGTGGCAATCCGGGCAGTGGAAGAGGTATTCGACTGGAAGGCGTATCTGGAAGAAAATTTTTCTAAGACAGAGGAATCTTTTGGGGAAAACAAGTGTACACAGGAGGAATGTGCCTTATGA
- the prmC gene encoding peptide chain release factor N(5)-glutamine methyltransferase, whose translation MTWKEAWKRGAQSLQKAGVEEYDLDAWYLLEHVTGITKASYYMEPEHPMHDQEEREYLELIRKRSTRIPLQHLTGVQEFMGLEFLVNEHVLIPRQDTEVLVETALDVCKQEQMGEIRLLDMCTGSGCILLSLLHELKPRTVTGVGVDLSKEALCVAEKNAEKLKIDAEFLESDLFENVKGTYDVVVSNPPYIRTSVIETLQEEVKDHDPYLALDGKEDGLYFYRRIIEQAPAYLKKKGWLLFEIGSDQGEDVKNLMEQAGYTGVSVKKDLAGLDRVVFGVYDR comes from the coding sequence ATGACCTGGAAGGAAGCCTGGAAAAGAGGAGCGCAGAGCTTACAAAAAGCCGGCGTGGAAGAGTATGATCTGGACGCCTGGTATTTATTGGAACATGTGACCGGAATTACAAAGGCTTCTTATTATATGGAGCCGGAGCACCCGATGCACGATCAGGAGGAGCGAGAATATCTGGAGCTGATCAGAAAGAGAAGTACACGGATTCCGCTTCAGCATCTGACAGGTGTTCAGGAGTTTATGGGACTGGAATTTCTGGTCAACGAACACGTGCTGATCCCGAGACAGGATACAGAAGTACTGGTGGAAACAGCGTTGGATGTGTGCAAACAGGAACAGATGGGAGAAATCCGACTCCTGGATATGTGCACCGGTTCCGGATGTATCCTTCTGAGTCTCCTGCATGAATTAAAGCCCCGAACAGTGACAGGTGTTGGCGTGGATCTTTCAAAAGAAGCGCTGTGTGTGGCAGAGAAAAATGCTGAGAAGCTGAAGATCGATGCAGAGTTTCTGGAGAGTGACCTGTTTGAAAATGTAAAGGGAACTTATGATGTGGTTGTATCCAATCCGCCGTATATCAGAACTTCTGTGATAGAAACACTGCAGGAGGAAGTAAAAGACCATGATCCGTATCTTGCGCTGGACGGAAAAGAAGATGGACTGTATTTTTACCGGAGGATCATTGAACAGGCACCTGCATACCTGAAAAAGAAGGGATGGCTTTTGTTTGAAATCGGTTCTGATCAGGGTGAGGATGTCAAAAATCTGATGGAACAGGCAGGATATACTGGCGTAAGCGTGAAAAAGGATTTGGCAGGTCTTGACCGGGTGGTCTTTGGCGTGTATGATAGGTAG